The Venturia canescens isolate UGA chromosome 10, ASM1945775v1, whole genome shotgun sequence genome segment AAGTCGTTCTTCCTAAAAACGTCACTTGCGAGCACTGTGTATTCCGCTGGCAATATCGCGCTGGCAACATGTGGGGCGTTTGCGAAGACGGCAGACGCGGTCTCGGTTGTGGACCTCAAGAACTTTACCGAACTTGTTCAGAtatcaaaattgtttgattCTCAAACTTTCTCATCTCCTTCCACTCATCCCCATTGAACAAGCATTAAATGTCATCTGTACTGTGTAAATCATCCATAAAGACTTGAACGTggttggaaaaatataattttgactgttatttttcaactcttccCCACTCCGAAGAAGCATACGAtcgtatttttcaagttttcccTTCTGATTAAGTTCAAAAATCTCGTTTCTATGATAACGATTGAAATtttaggaatgaatttaacgaATTTGTAGCGTTTCGTGTTATTTCGATggctgattatttttttcttttcatgcatttttcaaattttgctcATCGTGGAAAATGGTGCTCGCATTCTCAGTGAATTTGGTTATTGGAAATGCAggaaataaatcgaaatatttgtgtaataCCGACGATTGCATTTAGTTATACAATATTTGCAGAATTTATCGAAAGTAAAGAATTGATGCAGGTCGCTCGACGATAGACAATTTCATTCTCGTCCATTACAAGtatagcaatttttttttaaatttctataaacatgaaagtttggaatgaatttattgaatctCGATGTCAGAACAGGTTCGAAAAGTTTCTTGGGGACCACATCCTACGCGACCCTTGCCATCTGGACAAATGCCCCAGTTGTTGCCAGCGGTGTATTGCCACCGAAGAACGCAATGATTGCAAGTCAAACCGGCCGGAAGTTGGAGCGGGATATACTCATGTCCTAGCTTTCCTGCAGTGACCTTATATTGGTATCCACCGTTGACGAGCTTGAGCTTATACATGTCGAAGCACTCTTCGGTCTCCAattgttttttgtcttttaAAGGACACAGTGCAAACTCGTAGTAACCCTTATGATTGGCTGTCAATTCAACGTCGACTTTGATTTTCGATCGGGCTCGGTatctattgaaaataaaaaaaaataattggcacaaATATCCAGAATAATTTTGTGCGGTAAATCGATTCAGTCAACAAAATGAATCATCGTCATTCGTGCTAACGCAATATTGACTCACGTTTTCACAATTATGCCCTTTCCGAATTTTCCACCATTTTCATTCGCGCGTGGCTGAGGCAGGGAAAAATCGTCACCACACACACCGCACCTGCCCTTGTTCTGCTTATTATACTGAACCTGAAAAAACAGTATTGTGCAAGGGATTCGTTGAGGACATACGCTGAGGCTTGCATAATGTTGCAGCAACGAGCTGAGATACTACGAAAAAACTGTGCAATCAATGTTACGATGATTCGATGCCATGATAAAATACTTTGGAGTTGAATATCAGACTTGAAAGACTCAAAAAGTGAGATTGCAAAAAGtatcgtgaaaaagaaaatatttcgtacCCCGAATCCACCGCAGTAGTTTCCAGCATCATTGAAATTAGTAGAAACATTAAAACCCCTCCTCCAGGCACTACTCCGGTTGACAGGGTCCATGAGTCTTCCATGTGCTTCGATTTCGCAAAGATTGATCGCAAGGAACGCAGCCAGAGCCAAATATTTGACGAGAGTCATGATTCCAAGAACAGTTTTCCAAGCGTTTGAGCAGATAgttgaagaaggaaaaaattctaACTGAGATGAAGTACGACGGAAATGGTGGTTTCCTCGTATCTCTGAACTTTgtctgatttttttgaatgtgtgcTACAAATATATACCCTGAAAGCTGCTTtaattttcgaattgtttgGAAA includes the following:
- the LOC122416928 gene encoding uncharacterized protein; protein product: MTLVKYLALAAFLAINLCEIEAHGRLMDPVNRSSAWRRGFNVSTNFNDAGNYCGGFGVQYNKQNKGRCGVCGDDFSLPQPRANENGGKFGKGIIVKTYRARSKIKVDVELTANHKGYYEFALCPLKDKKQLETEECFDMYKLKLVNGGYQYKVTAGKLGHEYIPLQLPAGLTCNHCVLRWQYTAGNNWGICPDGKGRVGCGPQETFRTCSDIEIQ